One genomic region from Phycodurus eques isolate BA_2022a chromosome 16, UOR_Pequ_1.1, whole genome shotgun sequence encodes:
- the myo15aa gene encoding unconventional myosin-XV, with protein sequence MPCKKADAKSVARKGKLEETGKGLKNTKKVEKDDKKRAKKVEAAKGKGKDCGKKGKGNKPVSESEEESEEEEEKLSEKSDSDESEEVVVAKVKAPLDLNKGKAVVKNTYKVTVLKASQPPPGDSPSLDDEDEELDKEEPQVTKRMDAINLKNMSDGQIKGASKVLMGFAAEGQKNIVAGKLQKTADAKCHLKGASKVISGLTGKASPFSLHTKQKQPEKPKPKRSLRSTSTLFIPLSKKRENPIASGKPLVSTTKVLNGLGPKSTSEEQKPGPSGFKLLKGLGPKDTSVEQKPSLSGSNLGNKKENSPGNSTPPPPPKKAVDLSSLGGTESIATEAKGLGAKFKGMFGKKKVGLRFKTKGWMLARIAAATNWLIEGLPSTKGRGQLGAWAHRQGRKRLSFTNRDKLGRRPKYYNHASDYDEEEYESEDDYHNGQPEDFEYYDDDNEWENEYGYYDDDGNFYPDDEYYDDGDVDYNTYPYDEYEDNDNEEVEYYYGDDGKLYAIVQEPFGYSDNAMETIYNPYESEMYGNSYFDHNMGEDLVISEQYGMASNRYAALPGLPVYQDSMQGSLDVAGVHIPYQQPYYVDGGLAPTETEHLYRQEQIPFANSSPEQFRVPRPQMYSIRSLPTVTHREQREEDGIEDMTELEEMQDDAVLLNLKTRFERNLIYTYIGSILVSVNPNKMYNIYGTDMELQYKGHALGENPPHLFAISNAAYTKMVDAKHNQVIIISGESGSGKTEATKLVLRYLVALHHTCDLAQQILEAAPLLESFGNAKTVRNDNSSRFGKHMEVFMEDGVISGAITSQYLLEKSRIVFQAKDERNYHIFYEMLAGLPSQQKQTFYLQEAETYYYLNQGGDCGITGKDDEEDFQHLLVAMEILHFTSDDQSAIFRVLSSILHLGNVYFEKYQADGQEVATVVSAQEIRVVAELLQISPDGLQKAITYKVMETMRDKIYTPLTVESAVDARDAVAKILYSLLFHWLTERVNAQVYPHQHTLSISILDIYGFEDLAYNSFEQLCINYANEYLQFFFNKIIFREEQEEYSREQIPWQDIPFNDNQPCIDLIAAKPHGILRILDDQSCFPQATDHTFLQKCHYHHGNNPLYVKPKMPLPEFTIKHFAGRVTYQVYKFLDKNYDQVRQDVLDLFIQSRNKMVSNLFLAHAEFLGQQRGGHVRKSSTVTRKYQASTVSSKFQQSLLELVDKMERCNPFFVRCIKPNNMKHAGVFEVDLVKGQLRHSGIMETIRIRKEGYPVRMPFSVFLFRYKSLVGIQQLPLATGDHCVLLLSKLCPLRPGDYHVGVTKLFVKEAVYQLLECKRERCRQFAALTLQRNARMYFVRKRYVDLRNMIIRLQAYCRGFLTRRHYVKMRDSLVRFQSLIHCHISQKRYVKMKLMAQRKAEEEKKKKEMELMKREVVNVTNLVIPAQLGTLLQAAGVSGELHSDCLALLQAPHIQESSSNQLTLPLDINNYPFYRYVLSFFREPKFGMLLTPLEAPLTCIEEDLKEEALQLFNMVLRFMGDPHLNGAQENMFGNYIIQRGLSSPGLRDEILAQVVNQVWRNVNDDNAERGWLLLLACVCSFAPSPQMDRYLLKFVSDHAAIGCQALLQHSLMQAGQKMQQSSGPTLETSRTYPLTLLEWTANRKKANMVLHVHCFDGESFLCPVHSWTSGEDISGDILRHRGVSEWWRGSSILMKEHGQWVELAGHDYVMDQIADLELPNDFPKQKSYFIISADNPTRVRANASLTLFGSGFDSDDEFVPSLPLSGDCRPAYSLSDSDGYHSHVESDAFSDGQTQRGMDRYLDSLFEPVLSDSTVTGSLAARIKGGGGISGGERREGESHLVPSRSYPPGIHPGGTEQALLTQQQQAIINQQAIILAQQMTMQAIAIQQQMMSSFPASQSPPLHYYMHSPQHSRTPSPTREREDSPPRSSSQHKMSPTRDPPPEDVVRASVSNTERIEPSHDIKDIIKQHQPACMTPSGSSIRRKDEGKVFMKKPDPHDEAMEILKDQMTQKKSQSFHHKEERGDTKITKPVEPTDSNIGHAPPSICRELPVENEVIQTQLHSRTSDEYYTYTNVPWKLYLRKEVFYPKENLNDPLMLDLVFRQVVHDTFSEACIRITQEERQKMKTLFVENQVDQVVGTHNENVKKKVVSMARDSWEIYFSRLFPASGSVGTGVQVLSVSQKGIKLLKLVRSSSTGPDYFRVLRPYSYSDILFVSIPSKNMLEFNLVNEKLILFSARAHQVKCMIDYFLTEIKKDSEYMVAVRNYINEDRMLLSFHKGDIIRLQHMEGLEAGKGYGCIVKKNVMLLEELKRGTPDFGWRFGAVCGMSGAFPIEHVRPVAAPDFLFLPTERAEPRDRQGRVAASAAVAVAMGSAVAAQELDRSTEVVKDTYVESPDEELDVMSQYAGQYHMIEFAKRYFRAAQRNRNDPKAKRGREGRDPVDMIKFSKSPLHGSLIDFSDSGMNKVASDISSAIMKFMGDLPLKGQTEQDLVNIILKLSADHGLIKDEAYCQVMKQVTANNSSKPDSCQRGWRLLYILTAFHRCSHVMKPFLFSFLHDACVSIGLQYQGIAKACEQNLRKTFQYGGRVQYPNSMELKAMIAGRSSKRQLFLLPGGMERHLKIKTCSVALDAIEELCCEMDLHRVEALDEYAIFLVTHKGQNVRPLIKREYILDVATEAEPIDANYSLWFRRVIWSLALKLDNELYVTMHYNQVLPDYLKAFLSVVPLSKATEQHLQQLARLAALQHRAKDAVCLPTLRELQECVPPQFYSKQNPQQWLNMATQHMQQVQPLNPHQARAQFLGLVSPFPMFGSSFFYIQSSSSASIKAPCILAVNLNGLHFLDKDTHEAMVRFPLKEVQSTRTQRPTSGSSYPYVEIMIGDVLNQRITQLQLEQSLELCRVVAMHMENMLSVREKRLTLPPSEITLL encoded by the exons ATGCCATGCAAGAAAGCTGACGCAAAATCGGTTGCCAGGAAAGGCAAGTTGGAGGAGACAGGGAAGGGACTTAAGAACACTAAAAAGGTAGAAAAGGATGACAAGAAAAGAGCAAAGAAAGTGGAGGCAGCCAAGGGAAAGGGTAAAGACTGTGGGAAGAAAGGAAAGGGAAATAAACCTGTCAGTGAGTCAGAGGAAGAAtctgaggaagaagaagagaagttGAGTGAGAAATCAGATAGTGATGAGAGTGAAGAAGTAGTGGTTGCTAAGGTGAAAGCTCCCCTTGATTTAAATAAAGGTAAAGCGgttgttaaaaatacatataaagtaACAGTTCTAAAGGCTTCTCAGCCTCCCCCGGGTGATTCACCTTCGttggatgatgaggatgaggagctAGACAAGGAGGAGCCACAAGTGACAAAAAGGATGGATGCAATCAACCTGAAAAATATGAGTGATGGCCAAATCAAGGGAGCATCTAAAGTCCTGATGGGCTTTGCTGCGGAGGGACAGAAAAACATAGTTGCAGGAAAGTTGCAGAAGACAGCTGACGCCAAGTGTCACCTCAAAGGGGCGTCTAAAGTTATCAGCGGCCTCACAGGAAAGGCCTCTCCATTTAGTCTCCACACCAAACAAAAGCAGCCAGAGAAACCCAAACCAAAGAGGAGTCTGAGAAGCACATCCACTCTTTTCATACCTCTCTCCAAGAAAAGGGAGAATCCAATTGCTTCTGGTAAACCTCTTGTAAGCACCACTAAAGTTTTGAATGGCCTTGGGCCTAAATCCACCTCTGAGGAGCAAAAGCCAGGTCCCTCGGGTTTCAAACTTTTAAAAGGACTTGGGCCTAAAGACACCTCTGTTGAGCAAAAGCCTAGTCTGTCGGGTTCCAACCTAGGCAATAAAAAAGAGAACAGTCCAGGCAAttccactcctcctcctccccccaaaaaggcaGTAGACCTGTCCAGTTTAGGGGGGACGGAGAGTATAGCTACAGAGGCAAAGGGATTGGGAGCAAAGTTCAAAGGCATGTTTGGCAAAAAGAAAGTAGGATTAAGGTTCAAGACAAAAGGATGGATGCTAGCGAGGATAGCTGCTGCAACCAACTGGTTGATAGAAGGGTTGCCAAGTACCAAGGGTAGAGGTCAACTAGGGGCATGGGCACACCGTCAAGGACGAAAACGACTGTCATTTACAAACAGAGACAAATTGGGTAGACGTCCTAAATATTACAACCACGCCTCTGATTATGACGAGGAGGAGTATGAATCTGAGGACGATTACCACAATGGGCAGCCAGAGGACTTTGAATACTATGATGACGATAATGAGTGGGAAAATGAGTATGGTtactatgatgatgatggcaACTTTTATCCTGATGATGAGTATTATGACGATGGTGATGTGGATTACAACACTTACCCATATGACGAATATGAAGATAATGACAATGAAGAGGTGGAGTATTACTATGGTGATGATGGAAAGCTCTATGCTATTGTGCAAGAGCCATTTGGTTACTCCGACAATGCCATGGAAACTATTTACAACCCATATGAGTCTGAGATGTACGGAAATTCTTACTTTGATCATAATATGGGTGAAGACTTAGTGATCTCAGAGCAGTATGGTATGGCGAGTAATAGGTATGCTGCTCTCCCAGGCTTACCTGTGTATCAAGATTCAATGCAGGGATCTTTAGATGTTGCTGGAGTTCATATCCCTTACCAGCAGCCATACTATGTTGATGGTGGCCTGGCTCCAACAGAAACAGAACATCTATACAGACAGGAACAAATCCCTTTTGCTAATTCTAGTCCTGAGCAGTTCAGGGTCCCTAGGCCTCAG ATGTACTCAATCAGAAGCCTGCCCACAGTAACTCACCGGGAGCAACGAGAGGAAGATGGCATTGAAGACATGACAGAGCTTGA GGAGATGCAAGATGATGCTGTTCTTCTTAATCTAAAAACAAGGTTTGAACGGAATCTTATTTAT ACCTATATAGGCAGTATTCTGGTTTCTGTGAACCCTAATAAGATGTATAACATCTATGGGACAGACATGGAGTTGCAGTACAAGGGTCATGCCCTGGGCGAGAACCCTCC ACATTTGTTTGCTATATCAAATGCTGCTTATACAAAAATGGTGGATGCCAAACATAATCAGGTCATAATTATCAG TGGGGAGAGCGGGTCTGGGAAAACAGAGGCCACCAAACTTGTCCTTCGCTACCTTGTAGCTTTGCATCACACATGTGATCTTGCCCAACAG ATACTTGAGGCAGCTCCTCTGCTGGAGTCATTTGGAAATGCCAAAACTGTACGGAATGATAATTCCAGTCGCTTCGGGAAACACATGGAGGTTTTTATGGAGGA TGGTGTGATCAGTGGTGCCATAACTTCTCAGTATCTTCTGGAAAAGTCTCGTATCGTCTTCCAG GCCAAAGATGAGAGGAACTATCATATTTTCTATGAGATGCTGGCAGGTCTTCCTTCTCAGCAGAAGCAGACTTTCTATCTCCAGGAGGCTGAGACCTACTATTACCTCAACCAG GGAGGGGATTGTGGGATTACAGGaaaggatgatgaagaggacttcCAGCATCTGCTTGTTGCCATGGAGATCCTTCACTTCACCTCAGACGACCAGTCGGCCATTTTTAGAGTTTTGTCTTCCATACTGCACTTGGGCAACGTCTACTTTGAGAAATATCAG GCTGACGGCCAGGAGGTGGCAACAGTGGTGAGCGCTCAAGAGATCAGGGTAGTAGCAGAACTGTTACAGATCTCTCCAGATGGCCTGCAGAAAGCCATCACTTACAAAGTCATG GAGACGATGAGAGACAAGATATACACGCCGCTGACTGTGGAAAGCGCTGTAGATGCCAG AGATGCGGTTGCCAAGATCTTGTACTCGCTGCTCTTTCACTGGTTAACAGAGAGGGTCAACGCTCAGGTGTATCCTCACCAACATACTCTTTCCATTTCCATCCTGGACATATATGGATTTGAG GATTTGGCATACAACAGCTTCGAGCAGCTGTGCATTAATTATGCCAACGAGTACCTGCAGTTCTTCTTTAACAAGATCATTTTCCGGGAAGAACAG GAGGAGTACAGCAGGGAGCAAATTCCGTGGCAGGACATTCCATTTAATGACAACCAGCCCTGCATCGACCTCATTGCCGCCAAGCCTCATGGCATACTGAGAATCCTGGATGACCAGAGCTGTTTCCCACAG GCGACAGATCACACCTTTCTCCAAAAGTGTCActatcaccatggcaacaaccCATTGTATGTGAAGCCAAAGATGCCCCTCCCTGAGTTCACTATCAAGCATTTTGCTGGACGTGTCACCTATCAG GTTTACAAATTCCTTGATAAAAACTACGACCAGGTTCGTCAAGATGTCCTGGACCTGTTCATTCAGAGCAGGAACAAG ATGGTGTCAAACCTCTTCCTGGCTCACGCAGAGTTCCTGGGGCAGCAGAGAGGAGGTCACGTGAGGAAGAGCAGCACAGTCACCAGGAAATACCAAGCATCCACCGTCAGCAGCAAGTTCCAACAGTCCCTCCTGGAGCTGGTGGACAAGATGGAGAG GTGCAATCCATTTTTTGTCCGCTGCATTAAGCCCAATAACATGAAG CACGCAGGTGTGTTTGAGGTTGACCTGGTTAAAGGTCAACTGCGACACTCCGGCATTATGGAAACCATCAGGATCCGCAAAGAGGGATATCCTGTCAGGATGCCATTTTCTGTCTTCCTGTTCAG ATATAAGTCCCTGGTGGGAATTCAACAACTGCCATTAGCCACTGGAGACCACTGTGTGCTGCTGCTCAGTAAACTGTGCCCTCTCAGACCAGGAGACTACCATGTCGGGGTCACAAAG TTGTTTGTGAAGGAGGCGGTCTACCAGCTGTTGGAGTGTAAGCGGGAGCGCTGTCGCCAGTTTGCTGCACTCACCCTGCAGCGTAACGCTCGCATGTACTTTGTCAGGAAACGCTACGTGGACCTCCGCAACATGATCATCAGGCTACAGGCGTATTGCAGAGGCTTTCTTACGAG ACGGCACTATGTGAAAATGAGAGACAGCCTGGTTCGGTTCCAATCCCTCATCCACTGTCATATCAGCCAGAAACGATATGTCAAG ATGAAGTTGATGGCCCAGAGGAAAgctgaggaggagaagaagaagaaagaaatg GAGCTGATGAAAAGAGAGGTGGTAAATGTCACAAACTTGGTGATCCCTGCACAGCTTGGTACTCTACTGCAAGCAGCAGGAG tCAGTGGTGAGTTGCACTCTGACTGCTTGGCCCTGCTTCAGGCTCCTCATATCCAAGAGTCCTCTTCCAATCAACTCACTCTGCCTCTGGACATCAACAACTACCCCTTCTATCGTTACGTGCTCAGCTTCTTCAGA GAGCCCAAGTTTGGGATGTTGCTGACACCCCTGGAGGCACCTCTGACATGTATAGAGGAGGACCTGAAAGAAGAAGCACTGCAGCTTTTCAACATG GTGTTACGATTCATGGGGGACCCTCACCTGAACGGGGCACAGGAAAACATGTTTGGCAATTACATCATCCAAAGAGGTCTCTCATCTCCGGGGTTGCGGGATGAGATCTTGGCTCAGGTGGTCAACCAGGTGTGGCGAAATGTCAATGATGACAATGCAGAGAGAGGCTGGCTTCTGTtgcttgcatgtgtctgcagctTTGCTCCCTCACCGCAAATGGACAGATATCTACTCAA GTTCGTTTCTGACCATGCTGCCATTGGTTGCCAAGCATTGCTACAACATAGTCTCATGCAAGCCGGTCAGAAGATGCAGCAGAGTTCAGGCCCCACCCTTGAGACCTCACGGACCTATCCGCTGACACTGCTGGAGTGGACGGCCAACAGGAAAAAAGCTAACATGGTGTTACATGTGCATTGTTTTGATG GAGAGTCGTTCCTATGTCCCGTCCACTCCTGGACCAGCGGCGAGGATATATCGGGAGACATCCTCCGCCACAG aggtgtgtcagaaTGGTGGAGAGGGAGTTCTATCCTGATGAAGGAGCACGGCCAGTGGGTGGAATTAGCGGGTCACGACTACGTGATGGACCAGATTGCAGACCTGGAGCTTCCAAATGACTTCCCAAAGCAGAAGAGCTACTTCATCATCAGTGCTGACAACCCCACTAGAGTCAGAGCCAACGCCAGCCT AACATTATTTGGTAGTGGCTTTGACTCAGATGATGAATTTGTGCCTTCTCTTCCTCTAAGCGGAGACTGCAGACCAGCCTACAGCCTGTCTGATTCTGACGGTTACCACAGCCACg TCGAGTCTGATGCCTTCAGTGATGGTCAGACTCAGAGAGGAATGGACCGCTATCTGGACAGCCTGTTCGAGCCCGTGCTGTCGGACAGCACAGTG ACTGGAAGTTTGGCAGCAAGGATTAAGGGAGGTGGAGGCATCTCAGGAGGTGAAAGAAGAGAGGGGGAGAGTCATCTGGTTCCAAGTAGATCGTATCCACCCGGAATACACCCTGGAG GAACGGAGCAGGCCTTACTGACTCAACAGCAACAAGCCATTATCAACCAGCAAGCCATCATTCTG GCCCAGCAGATGACCATGCAGGCCATTGCAATCCAGCAGCAGATGATGTCCTCCTTCCCTGCCTCTCAGTCGCCGCCACTACATTATTACATGCACTCACCGCAACATTCTCGCACACCAAGCCCA ACTCGAGAGCGAGAGGATTCACCACCAAGGTCCAGCTCTCAGCACAAAATGA GTCCAACACGTGACCCCCCTCCAGAGGATGTGGTCCGTGCCAGTGTGAGTAACACCGAACGCATAGAGCCCAGCCATGATATCAAAGACATCATCAAACAGCACCAACCTGCCTGCATGACTCCCTCTGGCTCTTCCATCAGACG GAAAGATGAGGGAAAGGTTTTTATGAAGAAGCCAGACCCCCATGATGAAGCCATGGAGATCCTTAAAGACCAAATG acTCAGAAGAAGTCTCAGTCTTTTCATCACAAAGAGGAGAGAGGAGACACCAAAATAACCAAGCCTGTTGAACCAACTGACTCCAACATTGGCCACGCTCCTCCTTCAA TTTGCAGAGAGTTGCCAGTCGAAAATGAGGTCATCCAGACTCAACTCCACAGCAGGACCAGCGATGAATATTACACCTACACCAATGTCCCTTGGAAACTTTACCTGAGGAAGGAG GTGTTTTATCCTAAAGAGAACCTCAATGATCCGCTGATGTTGGACCTGGTCTTCAGACAG GTGGTACATGACACATTCTCTGAGGCCTGCATTCGTATCACCCAAGAAGAGAGACAAAAGATGAAAACTCTTTTCG TTGAAAACCAGGTGGATCAGGTTGTAGGAACTCACAATGAGAATGTGAAGAAGAAGGTGGTTTCCATGGCAAGAGACTCATGGGAGATCTACTTCTCTCGCCTTTTCCCAGCCTCT GGCAGTGTGGGGACGGGAGTGCAGGTGTTGTCTGTGTCACAAAAAGGCATTAAACTGCTTAAGTTGGTGAGGAGCAGTTCCACTGGCCCAGACTACTTCAGAGTACTGAGGCCTTACAG CTATTCGGACATCctgttcgtgtccattccatccaaaaacatgttggAGTTCAATCTGGTCAATGAGAAGCTGATTCTGTTTTCTGCTAGAGCCCACCAGGTCAAATGTATGATCGACTACTTCCTCACAGAGATTAAGAAG GATTCGGAGtatatggtggcagtgaggAACTACATCAATGAGGACAGGATGCTGCTGAGCTTCCACAAAGGCGATATCATTAGACTACAGCACATGGAGGGCCTGGAGGCAG GCAAAGGTTATGGCTGCATTGTGAAGAAAAACGTGATGCTACTGGAAGAACTCAAGAGAGGCACCCCTGATTTTG GCTGGCGATTCGGGGCGGTGTGTGGGATGTCTGGAGCGTTTCCCATTGAACATGTTCGACCTGTGGCTGCTCCAGACTTCCTGTTTCTCCCAACAGAGAGGGCGGAGCCTCGCGACAGACAAGGACGAGTCGCTGCCTCGGCTGCTGTTGCCGTTGCGATGGGCTCAGCGGTCGCGGCCCAAGAGCTTGACCGCTCAACGGAA GTAGTGAAGGACACGTATGTGGAGAGCCCAGATGAGGAATTAGATGTTATGTCGCAATATGCCGGCCAGTACCACATGATTGAGTTTGCCAAGAGGTACTTCAGAGCGGCACAGAGAAACAGGAA TGATCCAAAAGCCAAAAGGGGGAGAGAGGGCAGGGATCCCGTCGATATGATCAAATTCTCTAAG TCTCCACTCCACGGGTCTCTGATTGACTTCTCAGACAGTGGAATGAACAAAGTGGCTTCTGACATCTCCTCAG CCATAATGAAGTTCATGGGAGACCTACCACTGAAAGGTCAGACTGAACAGGACCTTGTCAACATAATACTGAAG TTAAGTGCTGATCATGGCCTGATTAAAGATGAAGCCTATTGCCAGGTGATGAAGCAAGTCACTGCCAACAACAGTTCCAAACC AGATAGTTGCCAGAGGGGATGGAGGCTGTTGTACATCCTGACTGCTTTCCATCGCTGTTCACATGTTATGAAGCCATTCCTCTTCAGCTTTCTACACGACGCCTGTGTCAGCATTGGTCTGCAGTACCAAG GTATTGCTAAGGCATGTGAGCAGAATCTGAGGAAAACATTTCAGTATGGAGGGCGTGTACAGTACCCCAACAGCATGGAACTGAAAGCAATGATT GCAGGGCGGAGCTCCAAAAGACAACTGTTCCTGCTGCCAGGTGGGATGGAAAGGCACTTGAAAATCAAAACATGCTCT GTCGCTTTGGATGCCATTGAGGAGCTTTGTTGTGAAATGGACCTACACAGAGTGGAAGCTTTGGATGAATATGCTATCTTTTTGGTCACACACAAAG GTCAAAATGTTCGTCCTCTGATCAAGAGGGAATACATCTTGGATGTTGCTACAGAAGCAGAACCAATAGATGCCAATTACAGTCTTTGGTTTCGAAGAGTCATCTGGAGCCTTGCTTTGAAACTTGATAATGAACTCTATGTTACCATGCATTATAACCAG GTATTGCCAGATTACTTGAAGGCCTTTCTGAGTGTGGTCCCTCTCAGTAAGGCCACTGAACAGCATCTGCAACAGCTTGCCAGACTGGCTGCTCTACAGCACCGTGCCAAAGACGCTGTCTGTCTGCCCACTTT acGTGAGTTGCAGGAGTGTGTCCCCCCACAGTTCTACAGCAAACAGAATCCACAGCAGTGGCTCAATATGGCAACTCAACATATGCAACAAGTCCAGCCTCTAAACCCACATCAGGCCCGTGCACAATTCCTTG GTCTGGTGAGTCCTTTTCCCATGTTCGGCTCATCCTTCTTCTACATCCAGAGTTCCAGCTCGGCCTCTATCAAGGCTCCATGCATCCTGGCGGTGAATCTTAATGGACTCCACTTTCTTGACAAAGACACTCAC GAGGCCATGGTGCGTTTCCCTTTAAAGGAGGTCCAGTCAACCCGCACCCAGAGACCAACATCAGGCTCAAGTTACCCATACGTTGAGATAATGATTGGAGATGTGCTCAACCAACGCATCACACAGCTTCAGCTAGAGCAG AGTCTGGAGCTGTGTAGAGTGGTTGCCatgcacatggagaacatgctgTCTGTCAGAGAAAAGAGACTCACGTTGCCTCCAAGTGAAATAACACTATTATAA